CCTTTAGATTTATAATTGAAAGCAGTGCGTAAGAGGAACCCAATGCTCTCTATTAAACACATCTGATATAGTATTCAGGCGGCTGTTTTTTCTTGCATGAGAAAAGTTTTGTACAAATTCGcgtttgtacaattttttgaGCGCTTCTGACGCATTTTTACCGGTACTTTATGCAAAGTTGGAGACATTGGACACCACTCACAAGTATTAACGTATAAGTACATCAATTACCTACTTTAAGTTTTGATGGGCATACCTCAAACAATCAGCTTTAAAATTGCCTCGACTGGCCTAGACTCACAAGTTAGACTCCACAGAAACAcagatacatttttgtttgatttaataattgaatacaAAACTCACAGAAAAAATCACAATCGAAAGTTTTGtgacaattttttttagagTTTGCCAGATTATAGTCTTTAAATATGGACGAATAACAAAGTACCAACGAagtctaaaattttttaaaaatatgtttcagtatTCTTCAAGTATTCTAATTCAgaaaataaagtcaatttattaaaacggaacaaaaaaaaatgtaaaaatgccaaaatttgggactttttgcccatagtgcaCTCAAAGAGACTTATAATGAGTATAGTTCAAATCGATATCATAGTAATCTACGCTAGTCGAAGCGATTAAAATAAGACAACGACCTCACTGTTCCAATAGCATTCATCGAATGTTATTTTTGCATCTGTTTGAATGGCGAACCTTCAGCACAAGTGTTGTAATTTACAATCAAATTCGACTTGGTATCTTGCTTCaaagtttaattttgatatacaCTGTATCcttctattttatatatgtacatacgtacatatacGATAGTCCAAGTGATTGATTGCCAGGTCTAATAATCACACACGTTTGTTTCGCTGCTGGAAAGCGTGAATTAATACGTTGGTAtgtgttgctgtgtgtgcacaagctctttctctctctctctctttctcacgcTCTGTCAACATACAAACGCAAACAGACGAGCATGGCTTCATACGTACGcctgtgtgtatatatttgtgtacGTTTCATATCACAgaaaaaattcattaataaatGTCTTTGAgattacatttgtttttattgttgtgacGGCACATCTGCTTGCATTTTCAAAACCAATTGACAATGCAAAGAGTgcgagagaaaaagagaagtCACTTGTTAAGGACAGAAGAAGCATAAGAAACATATTAACAGCCACGTTTGTAattacacaaatacacaccGAGATAGAGTGGAACACATAAGTATGTGTTTGTATTTCTagctgattttttttgttcacagTTTGGCAAAAGACGTAGTTGTAGCCGCAGCAGCTTAGAAACTGGGTCATGTTTAGATACACTCTGATGCTATGCtctctatctcactctctccctcaTACATATCAACATATAAGCTGTAAATACATACGCATGCATGCACACACGAATATAGACATACATACGTGTGTTCGGCAACCTGTTGGAAGCTTTTTATGTCGCACTCTCactctcccacacacacacacacacacgcacacacccaCCATATCATTCATGCCAGTTTTTCACCGTTCTTTTTCTATTTACCCCTCtgtgttgcagcaacaaacgCATGCGAATGCAAACCGCGTCGGCCCCTATCGTGAACACTTAAACAACATGATGCTAAGTGGCAACAGTCGGCAAGCGTATACGTACAACAATCCTGCGATTTCCATGTCCTCCGTGAACAGTCACAGTGGGGGCGGCAATGCGCCGCCGCCGTTGGTTCGTTCAGCGGCCGGGCAGAATGCCAATCACATGTAAGTATATCAATCTATCGAAATCGAAGAGTGTGTTGCTATCGATCTGTTACTGCGCGAGGTTGAAATCAAAgcaaatttgcaattacatttatattttcaattcgtTTTTGCTACTTActttgattttgcttttttctttgcacaatttatatgatatacatatgttttatAACATTTGTTGATTTGATAATTGATTGATTCATTGATTGAGCAATggtacaaataaaataaaaagattttttttgtgcagaaattgtgtttttcaaattttgttgtaattcGTTTATTATGTGTACATTACTTTTTCACTCTAAACTAAgttgaacattttttattgccattAGGGTGCCACACGAAAAAcaagaaatcaattaaaaccagctacattttttttttttcttctattttccACCAATTGTTTTTTCGTCTTAGTTATAACTAAACAAATCGAGAATTGCATATCGAAATCGGCGTTTGTGCacgcattttatttaattttaataaatattttgattgtgttgacaattttttgataaatctgctaaaaaattttgaaaaataatcgTTACATACATAACTTATTTGCTACCAAAAACGTTTGCCCCAAAGTCACGCTACTACATTATTTTTCGTAATTTTCTAACActaaacaaagaaaaattataattaattccAAGCCAAAAACCTATTTCCATGTTtttctaattgttgttgtagtcaaaaccaaaaactaagCTTTCTCATcgcattcggtatattacaataaaaaaaatggaagacTGCCTCAAAGTTCTTAGCGAAATTCATTCAGGGCGTCActacattttatgtttttcaaaatatccatacaaaaaatcaaacaCACCTAAGTAAAATATTGTTACCAacttttacaacatttttcgCGTTACTAACACAAAGTAATTCTGGCTAACTTcagacaaaaaaaagcagcccacatataaaaaatatatttggcaaatagaaaaatgttcaaatgccaaaaatcaatataaacgATATAtgtgatatatgtataattatatatacacatatacatccTTAAATAACGGCACCAATAGCGGTAAGAAGCGAAGATTAATGATGACCTGAGAGCATTGGACGCACATTTCCCTATACccaaatacatacacatacacacccacacttacacacacattttcacatacacacatatagaaGCATTTAATCTACCAAatccatatatgtatattcactTTGtagttaaattttgtatttttttttttcaatgtaGTTTGCATGCCCTCAACTTGGacgtttttatattaatttctatttgtCAAGTTTCCTCcaaaaattttgattgatGGACATAGTATACTTGTAATGCAATGAAATAACAATGACATGTGtacataaacatacatatgtatgtacattcttacatatatttctttttccttCTCATATGATTATGTATCTTATAATGTGGTTCAATTATTGATTATTTCCGGATATGTTTCTTCTGTTTTTGTATTCTActacataataatattgcaaTGAGATTTTTGAAAAGATACTCGCGCTGATAGAGGAACTAcaacatatattttgaaaaacatAACTTCGCCCAAAACCAGaattaacaatatatatacataaatgactattatatttgatatatattgtgattaatataaatatataaaaatactgtaaaccatatatatatgtatctatatatataatttatggctGTGTGTACTGACTACCcctaataatttttgttgcacttcaaattagaaagaaaaacaaaatgaacaaacCAATCAAGACTCAAAGTCAAAGACGAgagcaattacaataacatcgaaacaacaacaccaagaaCAAATCAAACCATCTACAAaatcaacaatatatatatatatatttttctttgttatatatatatatatatatatatatatatatatatatatatatatgtatatatatatatgtatatatatatatatatatatatttatatatacaatatgtatatGGAATTTCCCAAATTCTGGTGACAGGTATCCCCTCTATGGCAGAGACTCCCATCCACCACAACACAATCCACCACCACAACCCCCGCGGCCACGTGTCCGGCCTCAAGAAACGAATCGAAATCACAAGAACCGTTATGTGCACCACAGTTTTAGATACCGAAAGCATCCCACCacacagtgagagagagagagagagagagagagagagagagagagagagagagagagagagagagagagagagagagagagagatcaaGATAACATTATATATAATGCGTGTACAACAAGTTGATAATTGGCATAAAagaattacaaaatttgttcaggctttatgcattttgcaagattttcataatttatatttaaaaaaatgagaaaaattcAAGCCTACGAAATTTAAGATGAAAAATAATCAAGAGTAGGCCAGTGTGACCGTAGCATTTTCGCGgagatatactaaataaatacataacatTTGACATATTACTTATCATTAAAtggataataaaaatattgtacttTTGCCTGACTTAAgcttcaaaaaatataccgttaAAAAAGGTCACTCTGGTTTTAGTATACGAAAAAATAGTAACAATAATCGCTGTGAAATGTAGactatatacacatacatatatggcaACTTGCAAGTTgccataaaataatatttatcacattcacacgcacacaaaacaCGAATACATTCACACAAgttcacacacaaacaaacaaattcattaaacATTGCATTTTTGATGTATACAAAAGTACattcaagcacacacacacacacattttacataccggtgtgcgtgtgtgtgtttgcttgttaGGCATTAAATGACAATAAGAAGCTTAGCGAAGattaagtaataaaaataaatatgtaaaacacAAGCAAAGGCAGTCCAAAGTGTTTTAATCGGTTGAGCAAATAGTATACactaaagaaatataaaacttgTAGTTGATCAACAATGGCAACACCAAATCACTAAGGTAACGcaggcaaaaacaaatacaaaaaagtgaTAGCATCAGCAGACAGGAGAGCAATGCAGGTTGCATTTATTGCGATATATCGTGTGAGCAGTTAAGATTTGGATAtgcaattcataaaaatagcCATAGGcataataaatacacatactacacatatgcatatgtaagAATGGAACATAGTTCTATAGCGagtataaacaacaaaatttgaaaaatgcttaaaatcgaaaacaccacaaaaccaaaacgaaaataacaaaatttttacatcaaacacaaaaaaaatggaaattttgcAGCCAAGCTCAAAGCGACACTcatgtattatatataatgtTTCTAGGTCAAATGTCGAGCAATCACtgatgcaacaacaacaacagacacaacagcaacagcaacaacaacgacaacaacaccaaaatAACACATTTAACCATGCACAACACTCCCCAAACACGCACAGTCCACGTAGCCATCACGGCCATGTTCTTgccaacaataacagcaacaataataattcacATTCGCGCaactcttcctcctcctcctccacgtCCTCTGCCAATCAAGGTGCCtcagcagttgctgctgcagcggctgcCGCAGTTGCTGCCAATATTGGCAGTCTATTTAACAGTCCCTTCAACTACAATTTGCCATCCACACGTGCCGATTACACAAATTTGGCGCTGTGGAATCAGCTGACGCCCGCCGAACGTTTGCTGTTCACACAACAAATGAAGGGCGccggcattggcattggcagcTTGGGTGGCAACGCTGGCGGCGGCAGCGCTGGCATCGGCGGTGTTGCCAACTGTTTGACAGCTGGCGGCAGTATTGCCAGTGCCCCACAAAAATCGCACAGCAACTTCCCGCCGTTGCCATCGCTGCCCTTGGACACGGATCTGATTACCATGTTGGACTACAACAATcccaacaagcagcagcagcaggcgagCAATAAAAGCCAGAAGGCATCTAGCAGTGGCACCTTCACAAAACCAACTGTGCCGCCCTTGATACCAGAtgagcatcaacagcagcagcaacagcaacaacaacaacagcagcagcatcatcatcagtcaAGTGGGAAGCGCCTGCGTggaggtggtggtggtggaaatggtggtggtggtggtatCACCACCATACCATTGAACTCAACACAAGCATTAGAGGATTtcgaaaagaaatttaatatgaCAGACGAGATGCGTGCCGTCATACACAAAGTTCTGGCGAATCCAGATCTTTCTACGTCAATACAAACGAATgcaaatgccaacaacaacggtAGCAATAATAGTAGTAGTAATCATGCCTCCCATCATCCTCCCGTGCCCTCATACATCTCGCCGCCCATGTCGCCGGCAGTTGCTGGCACAAATGTAGTGACCACATTGTCGCTGGCATCCAATCCCAATGTGACCATCACACCTCAATTGCCAGGCCACTTTCTGCATTCGCCCTCGAGCTCATGCTCCAGTTCAAGTGCATCCACGACGGCTGCATCGCCGCtgggcagcagcagtggcaataatgctgctgctgctgctccagctgcgGGCTCACGTCAAAAGAGTGTCATCTGCTCGACCAAATCCAATTCACTGCCATTGGCGATACTCTCGCTCTCTAGTGGAGCTggaggagggggaggaggtgccactggtggtggtggtggctcCTCTTCGTCGTCAGGGTCAAGGCATAAGCAAGTTGCAACATCAATTAGTGGTGGTTACGGACGTCAGTCACAACACagccatcagcagcagtttATTGGTAGCCACTTGGTGGACACCAGCATAGGCAGTACAACAATTACACCCAGCACCACGCCCACTGACGTTATCGATTTGTCTTCATCCCGAAGGTCGTTGGCGGCTTCCGCTtttcatcagcagcagcaacagcagcaccatcagcagcagcagcaacaggctgCCGCGGCcgtgcaacaacagcagcagcagcatcaacgcATGTCCGCCGCCTTGGCGCATGCGCAGCATCTACAGAATGGCGGACGGGGCGGtggtagcagcagcagtaacagcgGCGGCGGCTCCGGTTCCAGCGGTGGTGGCAGCGGCTCCCTCATCCGGTGGCAGCTCTAATGCCAACAGCGCCTCCATGCATTTGCAGCGGCATGCGGCATTGGCACATGCAGCGGCCGCAAGTGCAGCGGGTGGTGGGGAGGGTGGGGCACAGCGATTGTGCGTCATACCCGAGATACCGACGAGCAGCATGAATCTGACGCCTTACAAGGTACAAAGGGTATGCGTGGACAAGCACTTGGTGCCCTGCATCAATATGAAGGCTTTCAATGACTCCGAGCAGCTGATGACTCTCACCGAATTCCAAAAGAACTTCTTTCCCACTGTAGCCCTCGATCACTGCAAGCGACTAATCGAGGCGCTAGGTGTGGAGCTCTACAAGGCAAATCGGTAAGTGAATTGCGCCCTACGATTGacgattattatttttttgtttactatttTCTTTCGAGTATTTCCTTGttcaaaataaaatcgttTTCAATATATAGTACTGAtgcatttgatatattttaatttccacaaatttttaatgtttttccGTTCATTAGTGGAACCCAGTTTCAATTTAACTGAACTTTGCTTAATCGCACAATAAAGCCAATGCCAATAAAATCTGCCTTCATCCTAATTTCATAATGGCGAATTAAAAAGAAGCAGCTTTTGCAAAttagaataatttaattaaaatataaattaagtatatacCAAGAAAGCAAACCTATCGATTGTACAAAAATTATCGGGCTTAAAATCAGAGCACGCAAGTCTATCGATAATTGTATGCTTATCGAACGGCATTTCAATGCGATTAgaataacaatataaattattggATTGAAACTAATTTAGCTTTTCAATGTTATTGTAACCTCCACAGGCGACAGGTGCAAATACTCATGGAGTACGATCGTTCCTACAATGAGAATATGCCACTAGTCCAGGTGCGCGACATTATCAAATATATGACACAGTTGACTTTCATGACACGCCAGTCGGAGCAGCCGCCCTCGAAGCGTACGCGCACGAGCTAGGAATTAAGCTGGGGAGCACAACATTTGCCTAATACTACAACAGCATCAACTACATCAACAGCCACAGAAATCAGCAATAGTAACAGCATcacaaaaacatcaacagatacgaatgccaacaacaaacaaaagacgTCTGCATCTTCTCATATGGCACATTTGGCACCGCCACCAGCACCACAGCAatatctgcagcagcagcagcatctccACAGCCATCATAGTCatagtcagcagcagcaacaacaacagcagcagcagcagcaacactatCATTCACAGTCAGCACACAACAATACATACGAAATGTTGTACTCCCACAACCAACACCCGCAACACTCTCACCCGCAATCGCACCTATTGCAAGAGCTGCAGCcagcaagtgcaacagcagcaacagcaacggcagcagcaacaacagcagctgcacgccagcaacatcaacaacaacaggagcagcaacgcCAGCTAAAGAAGCGTCAGCATGCGGAACATAATACcgtaagcagcagcagcagcagtgacagcaacaacaccaagaggaacagcagcagcagcgcctcTGCCGCTGCAAGAACTGCAGCGCAGCAAATGGCCGACGCTGAGCACGCCTATTTGTCAACGCTGTATGGGAAGGCAGCCGCAAATATGCTCAGTCCTCCATTGACCGCAGGCGTTGCGCTGCAGGATCATCGTCAGAGTGGCAACAGCAGTGCTGCCTTTGACTGGAATAGCGCAAGTGgtgagcagcaacagcgtgCTGCTGCACGTCGCTGTCCACCATTGCCGTTGCCACAAGAAGCGACAACAAccgcaactgcaacagcagcagcaacacgtGTGGCAGccgtagcagcagcagctgtggcagctgAGCGGCAGCAACGTCATGCCATCATGCATCGACGTCACAGCATTtgcgttgcagctgcagctggcatCGCCAGTCTTTCGCCGGCATCCTCAACGAACTCCTCATCTGCAGCTGCGTCGCcaacggcagcggcggcggcgttgGCAGCTGCCTCGTATTATGGCGCCTTCTCAGCGCCATATCACCATATGAGCGCTGCGGCGGTCGCAGCATCCGCACATCATCATGCCCATGGGCAACCGTCGCCGACGATTTATCCGCCGACACCGCCGCCATCGGCGCCTTGGGTGCATCCCTGGTATGCAGGCGATGCGTTCTGAATCTGAAACAACCATTGTCCGTgatcatatatatgtatatatacatatatatgttatgcTCCATTGTAAATTATAGTATATGCctaagtttatttattaatttcgcttttttattatttttttttagcgcGTAAGTAGGTTAACTAATTTCTGGGCATCATATGTCGCTAGTGAAAAAATATCGATGACAGCGCTCGAAAAACTACAGTGAATCACAGCATATTTCAACTACCAGCAACCGACAACTTTGAATGAGTATACTGTCCAAACATAAATTTTTGGGCGAGTATATCCATTCTTTAAAGCTATGACGTCATTTTGCTTCACAATTGTGGTTCTCGGACCCATTTGTAAAGTATGCGTGTCTCTTGAGATCTAAAGCTTAAAATATCCAAAATCTATCTTCTAAACATTGAAAATACTATACACAAAGCAATAGATCAATGAAGAACCGTTATTTTTATACTTGGGACTTGTTTTTCGATcatattaaacaaaaagttaaaGGATAAATGGAAGAATATCTTTTAtgttaaaacattaaattaaaatcctgcgtttaaataaatttaatacctCTTTTAGTTTGGCCAGTATACTGATTCAAATTTGTCGGCTGGTGAtggttgaaataagctgtgaTACACTGAGTATAAACAAAGAACTTAAGcctaaaaatatcaataattttcgcttttcataatcttttaattttccaaaacatTTATTGAGAAGGAACTCAAAGAACTGATTACATTAAagaaaaccacaacaactaaaacaataacaaatttcaacTTCAGCACACTTGCACACTTGCGCTCTcccacaaacacactcacacatctgcaagtttaaattattaaaaattcgattttgttttcaatgcGCGCTGCCCGCTCGAAAAAActtaaaaaccaaaagaacagcaacaaatatTGCTCGTTCGCTGGCGTCAAACTCGACTGCATTAGttataacaaaagcaaaca
This genomic interval from Drosophila nasuta strain 15112-1781.00 unplaced genomic scaffold, ASM2355853v1 ctg18_pilon, whole genome shotgun sequence contains the following:
- the LOC132797765 gene encoding LOW QUALITY PROTEIN: uncharacterized protein LOC132797765 (The sequence of the model RefSeq protein was modified relative to this genomic sequence to represent the inferred CDS: inserted 2 bases in 1 codon); translation: MSSSDDVQITSVVDANGQSLPLHGNSLGGALGPPVKQERPDDAEIRELAAKMKEQQKQQAAQQASRQAAMQHANGGGGGNAANAGGAMQPPLTNGNGQTNIMSYLSRHQKLPNGTMQVVPALAANGRANGAVIDNNGSDNNGKAQKGSGGPCDEESIKGHFGWAQFGKVSIPYIYRQSEKYCSVRMIELKLLGKYLNCLHPDIYSSCTCVRSYYITDAEARLFIEINHKHCDGEFGRDIFTQKDLVVRLSDASKFYQFLDICYRKLVSGSKTPSEKCGFIRINKESVVPYTVRNNQQVVPLFYFEGETENLKTKAELLNGWDLAYLKFCCKVQGIRNELFSSENVAVISLTDIKSYFPNGTEFEDYWPSKVVDSNLLIGNRANVNNSVNWTRQPSAPPPKVTNSVNSNSGSASGGGGSAVNASSQKSQQQQQQHSTAISAATQQHLMKQRAVAAAAAAAAASANGVTNSGNFPSPAAAAAAAAAFNSQAAAAAAAAMLQQSQGNTRMLTTVQALASGGWMNSTNNVSQIHAQMLQQTHANANRVGPYREHLNNMMLSGNSRQAYTYNNPAISMSSVNSHSGGGNAPPPLVRSAAGQNANHMSNVEQSLMQQQQQTQQQQQQQRQQHQNNTFNHAQHSPNTHSPRSHHGHVLANNNSNNNNSHSRNSSSSSSTSSANQGASAVAAAAAAAVAANIGSLFNSPFNYNLPSTRADYTNLALWNQLTPAERLLFTQQMKGAGIGIGSLGGNAGGGSAGIGGVANCLTAGGSIASAPQKSHSNFPPLPSLPLDTDLITMLDYNNPNKQQQQASNKSQKASSSGTFTKPTVPPLIPDEHQQQQQQQQQQQQQHHHQSSGKRLRGGGGGGNGGGGGITTIPLNSTQALEDFEKKFNMTDEMRAVIHKVLANPDLSTSIQTNANANNNGSNNSSSNHASHHPPVPSYISPPMSPAVAGTNVVTTLSLASNPNVTITPQLPGHFLHSPSSSCSSSSASTTAASPLGSSSGNNAAAAAPAAGSRQKSVICSTKSNSLPLAILSLSSGAGGGGGGATGGGGGSSSSSGSRHKQVATSISGGYGRQSQHSHQQQFIGSHLVDTSIGSTTITPSTTPTDVIDLSSSRRSLAASAFHQQQQQQHHQQQQQQAAAAVQQQQQQHQRMSAALAHAQHLQNGGRGGGSSSSNSGGGSGSSGGGSGSXSSGGSSNANSASMHLQRHAALAHAAAASAAGGGEGGAQRLCVIPEIPTSSMNLTPYKVQRVCVDKHLVPCINMKAFNDSEQLMTLTEFQKNFFPTVALDHCKRLIEALGVELYKANRRQVQILMEYDRSYNENMPLVQVRDIIKYMTQLTFMTRQSEQPPSKRTRTS